The DNA segment AACAAAGGTAATATTCACCATGATATTATTCAATATCATCAAATGCTAATGAATAAAATAGATTTTGATACAACATTTGAATTTGAAGATAAATTTCTAAAAGCTTGTGTAGATATCTTAGATTATGATATTAGATTACCAATGAATGGAATAGAACTATATGATTGGTCAAATAAACTTCAAAATTGCCTATCAGGATATTGCAGAATCATTAAAGAGAAAGAAACAATAGTATATGGTTTTTTCAAAGATAATGTAATTAAATTTGCAGTTGAAATACAAGATAATAAAATATTTCAATCTAAAAGTAAATATAATCAAGATCTTCAAGATAAAGAGATGAGTTTAGTAAATGGTTGGTTCAAAGAGCATTTTGAAGAAAAAATGTTACGTTTAGAAAGTTAATTAACTCAACTTTCGCACATAAAACCGAGCTGTTTTTTAGTGTGAACTCTGAGCATATGAATGATTTGTTCTAAATCTTTATTTCTCTTGACAATTTCTTGAGATTCTATTATTTGTTCTAGGATTTTTACAAATAATTCCATAGATATTGCTAGAGTTTCAAGCTGGCATTCTAAATCTCTAAAAAGATTACCTAAGGTTTGTGGTTCATTTTGAACTCTATTAATATAGCTTGTAAGATTATAAGCTAAAAACGATAGAGTTATTCTAGCAATAATTGCTTCATAGATTCTATTTTCTTCTTTTCCAAATTGAAAATACTCTCTTAAATCTTTATATCCTTGTTCTATGTTCCATCTTTTTTTATAAGTATTGATAATTTCAATATCAGATAAATTTGTATTTGTTGATATTATTGGAATAAGATTATCTTTGGTTTTAATAAATACAATTTTTACTCTTCCAAGTGTTTTATGTGTAGTTGTAGTTGAAACATAAGTGTATTTAATAGAGTTATAGTTACCAAGTTTTAAAGTTTTGGTTTTATTTGTTTGAATATACAAGCTTTCAAGCGTATTATATTTTCCTGTAAATTGCCAAATTCTATTTGATTTTGATAATCTTGCAATTACATCAATACCATTTTCTTTTACTTCATTTATAAAATTTGGTTTAGCATACCAACTATCAACTAGTAAATAATCTACATATATTCCAGATTTTAAAACTCTTTGAATCATATGTAGAGCTAAAATATTTTTACCATCATTACCTTCAACTCTTCTTTTATAAGCATTACTTTTATGATGAAAATAGTTTTCATTAACATTTACAATTTGATTTTTGTTGTAGTTAATAGAAAAATCTAACATCATATCAGTATAACAATCACTATAATTGAGTGATACAATATTCAAACCTTTTACAGTTCT comes from the Aliarcobacter cibarius genome and includes:
- a CDS encoding transposase — its product is MTSVKLICKLHKLQKTTDTKVLIIDDTVEIKRGKFIEGSCKNLWSNKEHRTVKGLNIVSLNYSDCYTDMMLDFSINYNKNQIVNVNENYFHHKSNAYKRRVEGNDGKNILALHMIQRVLKSGIYVDYLLVDSWYAKPNFINEVKENGIDVIARLSKSNRIWQFTGKYNTLESLYIQTNKTKTLKLGNYNSIKYTYVSTTTTHKTLGRVKIVFIKTKDNLIPIISTNTNLSDIEIINTYKKRWNIEQGYKDLREYFQFGKEENRIYEAIIARITLSFLAYNLTSYINRVQNEPQTLGNLFRDLECQLETLAISMELFVKILEQIIESQEIVKRNKDLEQIIHMLRVHTKKQLGFMCES